The Halichoerus grypus chromosome 14, mHalGry1.hap1.1, whole genome shotgun sequence genome contains a region encoding:
- the LOC118545480 gene encoding homeobox protein NANOG-like yields MSADPALPQCPPGPEAPSSRDSSPMPEIYGAGENYASLQMSSAETPHAETVSPLPSSMDLLVQDSPDSSTSPRIKLPPTSGEERTVKKEDTAQGKKQKIRTVFSQTQLHVLNDRFQRQKYLSLQQMQELFNILNLSYKQVKTWFQNQRMKCKRWQKNHWPKESKSVTQNSTATAEYPGFYSYHQGYLRNTSGNLPIWSNQTWNNLNWSNQIWNSQSWSNSWNGQSWSNHSWTSQTWCPQAWNNQLQNCGEESLQPQIQFQQNSISNLESILETSGESHSVIQRSAKYFSTQQIMDLFPDYSVNIQPEDV; encoded by the coding sequence ATGAGTGCAGATCCAGCTCTGCCCCAATGCCCGCCTGGCCCCGAAGCACCCAGTTCTAGGGACTCTTCTCCAATGCCTGAGATTTATGGGGCTGGAGAAAATTATGCGTCCCTGCAAATGTCATCTGCTGAGACACCCCACGCGGAGACcgtctctcctcttccttcatcCATGGATCTCCTTGTTCAGGACAGCCCCGACTCCTCCACCAGTCCCAGGATAAAACTACCACCCACTTCTGGAGAGGAGAGAACAGTGAAGAAGGAAGATACGGCCCAGGGCAAGAAACAGAAGATCAGGACTGTGTTCTCTCAGACCCAACTCCATGTCCTCAATGATCGATTTCAGAGACAGAAATACCTCAGTCTCCAGCAGATGCAAGAACTTTTCAACATTCTGAACCTAAGCTATAAGCAGGTGAAGACCTGGTTCCAGAACCAGAGAATGAAATGTAAGAGGTGGCAGAAAAACCACTGGCCAAAGGAGAGCAAGAGTGTGACTCAGAACAGCACAGCAACCGCAGAATACCCAGGCTTCTATTCCTACCACCAGGGATACCTGAGGAACACTTCCGGAAACCTTCCAATATGGAGCAACCAGACCTGGAATAACCTGAATTGGAGCAACCAGATCTGGAACAGCCAGTCTTGGAGCAACTCCTGGAATGGCCAGTCTTGGAGCAACCATTCCTGGACCAGTCAGACCTGGTGCCCCCAAGCCTGGAACAATCAGCTCCAGAACTGTGGAGAGGAATCCCTGCAGCCCCAGATCCAGTTCCAGCAAAATTCCATCAGCAATTTGGAGTCCATCTTAGAAACTTCTGGGGAAAGCCATAGTGTAATACAACGATCTGCTAAGTATTTTAGTACCCAGCAAATAATGGATTTGTTCCCAGATTACTCTGTGAACATACAGCCTGAAGATGTATGA